ATGATAAAAGTGAGAAGTACGTGTTTGTGGGTTACGACTTAAGATCCAAGGGGTACAAGCTCTATAATCCAAATAGTAGAAAGATCGTCATAAGTCGCGACGTGGAGTTCGACGAAGAAGATTGTTGGCATTGGAGTGTTCAAGAAGATAAGTAtgattttcttccttattttgaagaagaagatgaaattaAACAACCAATCATAGAGGAACATATTACACCACCTGCCTCACCGACACCAAGGTTGGATGAAACAAGTTCAAGTGAGAGGACACCGCGACTAAGGAGCATTGAAGAGATTTATGAGGTAACCAAAAACCTAAACGACATTAACctcttttgtctttttggtGATTGTGAGCCTCTAAGCTATCAAGAAGCAACGAAAAACATAAAGTGGAAAGACGCCATGGACGAAGAAATCAAGTCAATCACGAAGAATGATACGTGGGAACTTACTACACTTCCACGAGGACACAAAGCAATCGAAGTAAGATGGGTGTACAAGGCAAAGAAGAATGCTAAAGGAGATGTGGAGAGATACAAAGCAAGATTGGTGGCTAAAGGCTATAGTCAAAGACAAGGAATTGACTATGATGAGGTATTTGCTCCTGTTGCTCGTCTTGAAACTATTAGACTGATCATTTCTTTGGCAGCCCAAAATAAATGGAAgatctatcaaatggatgtgaagtcaGCCTTCTTGAATGGTTTTCCCGAAGAAGAAGTCTATATTGAGCAACCACTGGGCTATGAAGTAAAAGGgcaagaagaaaaagtcttgaaGTTGAAGAAGGCGTTGTACGGTCTCAAGCAAGCACCGAGAGCTTGGAATGTTCGAATTGACAAGTACTTTCAAGACAAGAACTTCATCAAGTGTCCATATGAGCATGCACTCTATATCAAAGCGCAAAGTGGAGatattttgattgtgtgtttATATGTAGATGACTTGATCTTTACAGGGAACAATCCAAGCATGTTCGAAGAGTTCAAGAAAGATATGtcaaatgaatttgagatgacggATATGGGGCTCATGGCATATTATCTCGTCATCGAAGTAAAACAAGAAGACAAAGGAATTTTCATCACCCAAGAAGGCTATGCCAAAGAAGTCCTTAAGAAGTTCAAGATGGATGACGCCAATCCAGTTGGCACCCCGATGGAATGTGGCAGCAAGTTGAGCAAgcatgaaaaaggagagaatgtGGATCCAACTCTTTACAAAAATTTGATTGGAAGTTTACGTTACTTGACATGTACAAGGCCGGATATTCTCTATGCTGTAGGAGTAGTAAGTCGCTACATGGAAGCTCCAACCACAACTCACTTCAAGGCGGCAAAGAGAATCCTTCGATACATCAAAGGTACAACAAACTTTGGCTTGCACTATTACTCTTCTGACAATTATAACATTGTTGGCTATAGTGATAGCGATTGGAGTGGAGACTTggatgatagaaagagcactactGGTTTTGTGTTCTTTATGGGAGATACTGCTTTCACTTGGTTGTCAAAGAAGCAACCAATAGTCACACTATCAACTTGTGAAGCTGAGTATGTCGCTGCCACATCATGCGTTTGTCATGCAATTTGGCTaaggaacttgttgaaagagTTAAAAATGCCACAAGAAGAACCTATGGAAATATGTGTTGACAATAAATCAGCACTCGCTTTGGCAAAGAATCCAGTATTTCATGaaagaagtaagcacatcgacaccCGTTACCACTTCATAAGAGAATGCATTGAGAAGAAAGAGGTAAAGTTGAAGTATGTGATGTCTTAAGATCAAGCTGCCGACATTTTCACAAAGCCACTCAAGTTGGAAACTTTCGTGAAGCTAAGGAGTATGCTTGgagtcacaaatcaagtttaaggggggatgttgaaatataaacttgattttggcctaaattaattatttggttccttggacttagttattttgagcttaagtaattatgggtcatgtttctagagaattcttgtagtgtttggagtgtctagatatttcttatggttgtaatattctctagaatactctttggatctctagagttgagaactctctagaattagtgtgtctagagttctccttagagtagtataaatagagatgtaatcctacacatttgtatcaagcaaaaatacaaagttctctcctccataaagaattctccttcctatcaagtttctattcaaagtctccaatattcctaaacacttttcctaaacataaaaagcctTATTTCCAACACTTCTTTTATCTTGTATGTTAAACAGTTAAACTCTTTAATTGAACACAATTGATTGATATTGAAAGAGCATTATATAAGCTCCTTTTTGTGAACCTTCATCAATCAATGCGACACTTCAATCTTTtaacaaatttgttttttttccttcttttttagcATGTACGTGAAGTTGATTAATTGAACACAATTGACTTATATACTGAGAAAGAGTGGCTGAATCAATGATTAGGTCTTTAACATTTTTGTTTCGCTTTCTTCTTTTATGATGTACGTTAAACTCGTTAATTGAACATGATCCACTGATAAGAGTGCATTAAATAAGATCATGTATGTTAACCTTCATTACTCAATCCAATGAAACAATGAGTCTTCAACATATTTGTTCCTCTttcttattttatcatatatgttTAACTCATTAGTTGAATACCAATTGATACTTGAAAATAGTGTTATATAGGGGTGTTCATGGTTTGAGTATTTACATAACTATAACCATATAACTAATAAATAACTAGATTATAAGTGGATATTATATCTATAATCAtgactagttttatataaaaCTGGTTATTTTGAGCAGCCCTAGTTTTATATAAGCCTCTGCAGGTGAACTTTCACCCATGAAAGTAATGAATCAATACTTGTGTCTTTAAcatatttcttttcctttcttcttctttgatcATGTATGTAAAACTCATTAATTGAACACGATTGACTTATATTGAGAAAGAGATTATATAAGCTCTTGCATGGGAACCTTCACTAATCACTACAGTGAATCAATAATTGAGTGTTTATGTTTgctcccctttcttcttcagttATCAATGATACTGATAGATAGTGTTATATAAGTAAGTTCTTGTATGTGAAACTTCAACAATCAATACAATGAATCAATAATTGAGTCTATAACCTTCACTAAACAATGCAATGAATCAAAACTGAGTGTTTAACATACTCCCTTTCTACTTTTTATCATGCACATGAAACTCATTAATTGAACATGCTTAACTGATATCGACAAAGAGAACTTGAACCTTTAGGATATGATAAAATCATGATAAGTTCTTATATTGTCCATTGTTTGATACACATTAGGTAATCTCCATGCCTTTTGGTGGAAGATAATGCACCAATGTTTGACAAACCAAAAGGCTTTCATAATACATTAGATTTGAGAGTAAGCGTGAATTAGTTATTAAGTAAGcctaaaatttttagaatttattgaactattataaaaaatcgAACATGAAATCAAACACACGCTTACTCTAAAATTTGCTTCCTTTTTAATCACACACCGTTTACCTTTCATTATTTGATATTAATTCCATACTGGTTGCATTACCCTTCAGCAACAttgaatctttttttataattgatatcGGGTATTATAAAATCATTGAAACTGATTTTAAAAACACATCCTGCATAGCATAAAAAGTATAGAAGATGGAAGATAACTTCTTATCAGTTTCTTTTCATAGTtaatttgagattataataGATAATTCAAAAagcctttttttggtttgtcaCCTAAAAAGCTGcatattatttcacaaatcatTTCAAAAGCTGCACATTCAAAAACGGTTTTAAAAACGGTTCAGCACAAAAGAAACAGCTTGGAAATGTTTCAACTCAAACTGGTTCAGAATCAGTTAACCAAAAACCAAACCGCTTTATTATTATCAACCAGTTTGGATGAAGAACTAAACCATTTAACTGGTTCGgtttgtcttttttcttttttgaaaaaaaggagCCATGCACACACCCCCAACTAAAATGTGCATATATAAATTCCTATTAAAATCAATGTCGGAACACTATACTAAAATTGACATCCAAGCAAGCAAAATACAATTTGGTGAACAATGTACCAAAATTGAAAAGAGGTGTCGAAAATGAAACGAAAAAGCTTCTTTCATTGTTTGGGGAGAGGAGAGGAGAGGGAAGGGTAGTTAAGTCACTCTTGAGGAGTGGCCCCGTTTGTTGAGTTCATAGCCTCAGCTTCAGTTGTCTCATCTGCCTTGTCCCCTTTCTTACCTGTGTGCAAACAACCAAGAAGCATTATTTGTTGAGCCATTCGACAAGTAACATTGAAACTTTACATATGCAAATGATGGAGTTCTGTGCAATAATACAGAAGCATGAGGCAACACAAGGAATTATTATAGAATAATAGCAACATGCTCTTCGAGCctaccttttttcttcttcccacCACCTTTCTTCTTTGTCTTTGTGCCCAAGGCTAGCCTTAATATCAGGATCATCTATTGTTTTTGTAGGCTGCAATTCTTGGAGTGGATGAGTTGTGATTCAATCCGATCCATTTGGCATCAACAAGACTGTGAATTTGATGTGCGCAACAAAATCACCTGTAAAGCAACCAATGCAATGCATGACATGAAGGCTCACATAAATGCCAACACAGGATTTAATCATGCCTACTGGCCAAAAGTTCTTTACCAGGCTTTTCATGCAAAACAGGATATGGCTGCAAGAGCTCATGGTTGACGCATTCCACCAAACCAAGTCGAGCTCTTTTGTCTTCCAAAGCCCtgttattataaaacaaataaaattttaagaatagtGATGACAATAATAATTAGCACACCAACTAGACACAGTATTATAAACATGCAAGTAATCAAATTACCTAGCAGAGAACGGCATGATAGGAAACTTTTGGCTTATTTCACTGAAAATGAACCTAGACGCTTTCATCTTCAAGTGATAACTCTTGTCAACAGCCCTCTTATAGATAGTTGTCTGCTTCTCATCCAACAGCTTAGGCTGCAAGAGGATGAAAATTTACTTTATATCATGCATAAGCTCTACCATACTAGTAAATATGTTGATATAATTGAACTACCTTGCCGTCCCCAGTGCTAGTTACTATATCAATTGCATAAACTTCATTCTCCTCAAACTCTGCTTCGTCAACCCTTGTGTCCGGATTAGACAAACTAAGCACATCTTTATTCCCATCAATAACAAACTGCTTCATTTGGTGGCTAAGCACACCCTCAACGATTTTACAGTCATAGGCAGCAGCAACCTTTTGAATTGCATCACTTACATCCTTGATCTgtggataaaagaaaaaaaaaaacactaattaaaATAAGGCCATTTATGtatatgaaattatgaataataatattaatactgTGCTGATTAAAATAGACAAACGTGTTGAACTAATAGATCATCATAACTACAATAATTTAAAGCTTATTCTAAATTAGGCAACAGAGAAAAGGGGAAATCAATATACCAGCAATCATCAAAGCAAAGTTTTCCTTACTAAAGGTTTTATAAATGCTACTGTATTCAATtccatgaataataaaataactcaaCTAATCTAACGGTTTGAATATTGTATTATATTCCTCTTCTCTAGTTCTACGTTGTGTTAAGTaatgttttaataattaatacagtAGTACTGTACTATGTTGGCTAGACTAGTCAAGTGTACTGACTATATAATCAGCACAACCATGAAACTATTTTCAGCCAGTTCTAGTATTGGCAACAGGGAAAAGAGGAAACCAATATGGTACCTGATCACCTCGGCAAAGTTGCCTTAGCATAtgcaacaaaatattaaaatccacATATACGCTGATAAAGCTATAACAGGATGAACAATTCTCTATGTGATGACAAATGGTGGGCACTATATATAGAACAGTGGATGAATGATTCTCTATCAGTGTAACTATGACAAAAGCAGGCATCATTGGGGTTTACCCATAGCCTATGATATCTTCATCATATAGAGATCAGTtcataaaatttacaatataatattatgGATTCAAATAAGATAGTTTTAAGAGGAGGGATATGGAAAGAAACAAGAGAGACCTGTCAAgatattttccaaaattttatCAGAATACAAAAAATGTTTGACACTAGTACATGATAAAGTTCATCATACAGGTACATAACAAGATGGAATACAAATTGCAGAAATCTCTGTCAGTGTAACTATGACAAACAGGCTTCATTGGAGTTTTATCCATAACCAATAATGTCTTCATCATACAGAGATCAGCCTATCAAATTTACAATATATTATAAACCAAGTtgaatcagaatcagaatacaaaaaaaaaccaagGTTGTTTATGGAAGTGCTTGATAGCATTCATCATgcagataaaaaaaaggttcaaaaaGCTTAAAATGACAACCAAGTAATCTCAAAAGAACAAAACAGCATAAGGTGAGAAATGCACATTACAGACGAGGAGTTTCGTTGTGCCTCATAGTTCACATTTATCGAACTCTGTtgtaaataatgataaataatatattaaaaataaaaattataaatatttatcacctttcttaagaataaaaacatatatttataatctaatgataaataataaagctagtcataaaattattttaaacaaaaaatatctcctaatatttttttattgattttttttattacatccaTGTTGTAGAGTCAACTTGTTGTGTATAGTACAGTACACATTACAGTACAAAATGAGTAATgtagtataaatataaaatataaataagggaAAAAATGGAATGTAAAAACCCTACTCCAAGGTTTGTCCTCTTACAACGAAAATGAAAAACTCCTATATAAGGCAAAGCTGCCTCTGGCTGTAACCCTAATAGCACAGGTAGCACCGTTTGGCTCTTCAAGACTTGCTTCTTTACCATTTCATTCCTAAAACCCTATTCTTCTTCGCTCATTCATCAGCACTGCCATCGGCCCCAACCTCCCCACAGTGAGTGTTACTTCAAAATCTATCAATTTCCCAACTTTTCATTCTCTTGGACGACCCAATTGGATaaagatttgatttttgtttttgttttactcATTTCTTCGTCCCATTTCATTTGGGTGTTTCAGAGGTCACAGGGACTAAAGAGGTGTACCACCATGTCGGACGATGAAAgagtggatcgtttgatacaggctacggaggtttggatgacgccacttccggtgaaggaagataagtcagggtagacgtcacttccagtgaaggaagataagtcagggtagacgccacttccggtgaaggaagataagtcagggtagacgccacaaggattaccttgataagtctgagattggttcaactaggaacccggagagaaactctcaccaaatttgatcaaaatgccaaaagtttttttattgaaaataaaaaccaatacttatagtgtatctgaacaaaaagataaaaatagacatgggtcttctaaataggttgggccaaaactacaataaataaaaattataactaaaaacatatttaacttgggccttcaaattagtttgggccttcagcaacaattaattgtcttgatagtgtctctgcctctgggccttcatccatctccacttgagccttcatccttctccacttgggccttcatccttctccactcgggggctttgtccttctccacttaggcctttgtccttctccacttgggcctttagcctgtatttggccagtttcatgattctcatcattccctccttcttggaaaacatttgtcctcaaatgtccaggatcatcaccgggttcaagtaccacttccttccttttcttgttggcttgcttggcatagttttcattcttttttgcaatttgcaccttcacttggtcatacaatcttttcacatactcaactttggcatgtgcatccttacgttgagtctcttggggattgcttttgtaagttggtctgttaggcaatgaagctccggggaggagatcaacttgatgttctatgcctcttgaaggtggtagtccatgaggaatctccttaggaaagacatttttaaattcctgcaataatggttgaacactaggagaaatagaaatagtaaactcattagaattatcagtagaaattttactgtctttgcaatactgtagattgagtggttcatgagcaggtaacactttcctcacttcactcgcctctgcaaaataattaaattttctctcatgtgtatcactctctctcttatgtgtatcactcttttcctcgggtgtatcactcttctttttcatattcctttgtggtgcctcactattttctttctcttgttctctcttttctctcattctgatttggtcatcacacacttctctatgggatagaggtttaagagtaaacgaggaagatttggctattcgtttgtagggctcttctttgttacggttcaacaaacgttgcatttgtgtagtccacgcgtccagaaataagcgttgagattcgtccagttgatgatatacaccaccattgtcaccagctcttgccatgattaaggaacaaagaatgttgcagtaaattaataaaaaaatcaggacctcaccacactctactcacgtgtttctctctttaatggtagttcactcgtgtttgatgctctcaatataggcttttgtgtgatgttttcactcttgccttttaccactcactccctcttaagttcctggatagaccgaattagacacacaaggtaatataaaataaaaggaaagacaatagaattatcagagtaacagatttgatttgggataacaacttggacttgatttggatagcagattggatttgatttggataacagattagatttggataacaaatctgatttggataaatttttttgatttgatttgatttggataatagatcagatttgggataacaaattagatttaatttggataacaggtatgataacaaataagataacagataggataacagataagataacagatatgacaactaaacttcaaatgctcataacttttgctacggttgtctgtttgaggcccactatatatcaaaacgctcagaattcagaggagaatctagataaggggatttggtacacgattttctgccaaaaaaaaaagcctctaactgcctcaatttcgtgttcaaagatcaaacacccactttctcttttttctctttcttcttttcttctctttttttttttcaaaatttctgcaacttttttttttttacttgaaacagaacccaaacaatttttttttatgacacaaagtctgaaagacactagaaacaagaacaacaacaagaacacaaacgtgacaagaacaagaacgaaacaaagacacaaacaagaacgcaacaagacgcaaacaagaaaaacaaataacagaacaaggacaaaacacgaaccaggacaaattacaaagaaaaataataggataagatagaacctgtatcaagagccgaagctctgataccagatgatgtgaaccttacggggcggatcacttgatacaggctgtagagtttttggatgacgccacttccggtgaaggaagataagtcagggtagacgccacttccagtgaaggaagataagtctgggtagacgccacttccaatgaaggaagataagtctgggtagacgccacaaggattaccttgataagtctgataattggttcaacaaggaacctagagagaaactctcactaaattttatcaaatgtcaaaagtttttttattgaaaataaaaaccaatacttatagtgtatctgaacaaaaagataaaaatagacatgggtcttctaaataggttgggccaaaactacaataaataaaaattataactaaaaacatatttaacttgggccttcaaattagtttgggccttcagcaacaattaattgtcttgatagtgtctctgcctctgggccttcatccatctccacttgagccttcatccttctccacttgggccttcatccttctccactcgggggctttgtccttctccacttaggcctttgtccttctccacttgggcctttagcctgtatttggccagtttcatgattctcatcataaGGAGTTGGATCTCTCTTCTGCAGAAGTTGTAACCAAATACAAAACCGCGGCTGAGATCGTTAACAGTTTGTTCCTCACTCTTTTAATGCCTTTGTGGTCTCAAATTCTATTTGGGTTTTGGTTATTTCATACATTGGACACAATTTTTCCTGGAACCTTGctgaagttcattttttttaatttatattttttggttcTACTaagatttgatgttttttttttcttgtgtttatCTATGATTTTACAGAGGCCTTGAAGCTAGTTATTTCAGAATGTAAACCAAAGCGAAGATTGTGGATATTTGTGAGAAAGGGGATTCATACATTCGAGAGTAAGcttataatattcataaatgaAGGAGCATtgtctttgacatttttttaatatttatgaattttagcTTATAGGGTTTGCTTTGTGGGTGTGTAGGCAAACTGGAAATGTGTACAAGAATGTGAAGAGGAAGATTGAGAGAGGTGTTGCTTTCCCTACATGTTTGTCTGTAAACAACGTTGTCTGCCATTTCTCTCCACTAGCCAGTGACGAGGCAGTGTTGGAAGAAGGTGATATATTGAAAATGTAAGGCTTTCAATGCATGAAATTTGTGATGAGTGGTCGGAGAATGGAGTTTGTGGTTTTTTATACTACTTGGAAGTTGATGTTTGTTTCTTTGGTTGGTTGCAGTGATATGGCATGTCATATAGATGGATTCATTGCTGCCGTAGCTCACACCCATGTTCTTCAGGAAGGTCCTGTTACAGGAAGGGCAGCTGATGTCATTgctgccgcaaatactgctgcTGAGGTGGCCTTGAGGCTTGTCAGGCCAGGAAAGAAAGTAATCAActgtaacatttttttactgtatcttcatttttaaaatacaagttGATTTGGATTTTACTACATGTTGCCTTGCCTTTCTTTATTGTACCTTTGGTTGATAGGTGTAAAGTCATAGACTATATAAGCTTCAGCTTAGTAAAATTGGAAAGAAATTAGGTTGCTTCATGTGTATTGCTCGAAGGGATTTCTTTGCCTAATTTTCATGCTGTGTGGATTTTGATCTCTAAATGATGAAAACTGTCATTGGCTATGGAGAAACTCCGATGAAGCTTTATTGTCATAGTTACACTGATAGAGGTCATTTATGGTTTTTCTTGTGGTTTCTTGCCAATTAAGGACATTGCTCATCTTTGGAAGGTATGGGTGGTCAGGGAGGATCTAAGTCATTCTCCTTTTCCGTTGGTGGTGGCTCAGGTGATTCCAATCCTTTTGGATTTGGCTTGGATGATCTTTTTGGCAGTTTTTTCGGTGGTGGAGGTGGTGGGAGTCAGTTTGGTGGTTTTGGCAGTTCAGCCAAGTCTCAATCTGGGTCCAAGAGTTCTTCCAAAAGTCTTAGAGCTGTAAATTCACAGATTTACAAGAAAGAAATAGAGAATGCAGGGATGACTTGGCTTTTGTTATCTTATATGCCCTCTTCGATGGAGATCCAATACTTTGAATCCACTATAGAGGAGGTTGCAAGTTCGTTGCATGGAGCTTTGAAGGTTCTTACTTAATTTCTTAACTGgcttaaatttataaatgtgactaaatatgattttagttctttattttttgttgttgatgttcttaataaatttttaaaattttgagaatgGTCCTTAGCACCACTTAGTGCTGACTTGACATGTTTAGATGCATGCTGTGTCAATAACCATTTTGGGATGATGACATATTTAAATGTATGTCATGTCATCAATAAGTGGTGATAgagtattttaaaacaaaattgatgGGGACGACgacaacaaacaaacaaacaaaagctttttggtgaactaaaatcaaatttaaccgtatttacatgaattaaaagcatATTTTATCCTATTCTAATTCATTCATTTTCGTTGATTGTTTTGTAATTGGCATGGCTTATATCTCTCTTTTGTGTGACAGGTTGGAAGCATAAACTGTGAAAAGGAAGTCTCATTCTGTAAGGAGCTTAGCATATATCCACGCAGAGCTCCAAGGCTTATTGTTTTTTCTTACAAGGAGAATGAAAAAGGTTATTTGGTCGAGTATAGGGGAGACTTGGCTGCTAAGAATTTGAAGGCTTTCTGTCAAGAATATTTGCCAAGGTTTTCAAAACGAACTGACTTGAATCATCTTGATCAATTCAGCACTACTGGAAAGTTGCCTATGGTGCTGCTTCTCTCCACCAAGAAGGACACTCCTGTAA
The Glycine max cultivar Williams 82 chromosome 16, Glycine_max_v4.0, whole genome shotgun sequence genome window above contains:
- the LOC102660187 gene encoding dnaJ protein ERDJ3A; the protein is MGGQGGSKSFSFSVGGGSGDSNPFGFGLDDLFGSFFGGGGGGSQFGGFGSSAKSQSGSKSSSKSLRAVNSQIYKKEIENAGMTWLLLSYMPSSMEIQYFESTIEEVASSLHGALKVGSINCEKEVSFCKELSIYPRRAPRLIVFSYKENEKGYLVEYRGDLAAKNLKAFCQEYLPRFSKRTDLNHLDQFSTTGKLPMVLLLSTKKDTPVIWRVLSGLYHKRITFIDAEVHDVSDPRVKTLGVDALPAIVGWLPNGEKRVLKTGISVKDLKSAVLDLSNILDSFEKVSKKESSGQAKEAQTDSDEGRVPLLSKSNIEALCGEKTPVCIIGAFRSSKAREKLESILSLVSPKSLSRRPNQGSSSSRDSISYALLDAAKQKSFLKAFDKTGYKSSNNLLIAYKP